The following are encoded together in the Pygocentrus nattereri isolate fPygNat1 chromosome 15, fPygNat1.pri, whole genome shotgun sequence genome:
- the cbarpb gene encoding voltage-dependent calcium channel beta subunit-associated regulatory protein isoform X2: MSNESAVWKNLTESPTELPLEPGGQDGYVLLLVLLSIFLGGTLVLLSVLLIACRRCCEGDRRYTRFILCFRASDDPEKTTASYLEESQPVHEITIRVDESDCVSAGSSHDAETERFLSTGTTGRRVSFNEAALFDHNKKTQEKGRRYTLTEGDFHHLKNARLTHLHLPPPALKIVTIHECESSENSIAMTTRPVAKSSLSIFQPPICPLPQTALVSLSISPSSALPGDALNSTVDTSFCESPPAPGPQPPSPSLMEVRRLSPVSRLEGASLSATGLSSSGGAPQGPVLQFFTKLRRHASLEGASPYFKIKRWKFDSSQRASSLDTRGSPKRRPFQRQRAASESMDEEEHGAHHIDLIQYIARTKDMAYCPSRPAPRLLSPPSTPPPSLGRLEVEVMVEPSCSRAMGPGVIGLSAEPQDEAPGMGYRRESTDTQTLYRDIWTLRASLEQYISSDQSSNNDKDSVHSDADSVCSVRLRMERGGLPRYPSEDTGDGMEGETELPGDAGLEKRGKRDSVDSERGSDGESGTRKLLQMDSGYASIEAPSRGPDEVRLFRSSSESKDGSAVERRHFFTSSGHRGTVCESFETDIFDEELEEEPMGASGGSDGLTELDEGVMVWSPYGQMFTQSDTTQPRAPVLSRRDYSIDEKTDALFHEFLRHDPQFDQQESPVRSKHRSRVHLRKQWQRSKQYSDPGQRFHSSFDRYRTPLRRGETVNYPLESSYHSTLPRIVSAPDEESSEGAASLPETPKADQSSAAASENVAALRDDHTGVSSSTDTSGDLKGKVEIASSTSLPLSESTVGQPEVPAEESGQMRPLLDPGDEHLPPQLTETGYGPQTITTELSDKLAMNLEERLYSGLRRTREQPECALTATHASPDHSPV, encoded by the exons GAGCTCCCCCTGGAGCCCGGGGGGCAGGATGGCTACGTCCTGCTGCTGGTCCTCTTGTCCATCTTCCTTGGGGGGACGCTGGTCCTGCTGTCCGTCCTGCTGATTGCCTGCCGCCGCTGCTGTGAGGGTGACCGGCGCTACACCCG GTTCATTCTCTGCTTCAGAGCCAGTGATGATCCGGAGAAGACCACCGCCTCCTATCTCGAGGAGTCTCAGCCTGTACATG AAATCACTATCCGTGTGGATGAGTCAGACTGTGTGTCAGCGGGCAGCTCCCACGACGCAGAGACCGAGCGCTTTCTGTCCACGGGGACCACGGGCCGCCGGGTCTCCTTCAACGAGGCTGCGCTCTTCGACCACAACAAGAAGACGCAGGAGAAAGGTCGAAG GTACACACTCACCGAGGGTGACTTTCATCACCTGAAGAACGCCAGGCTCACCCACCTCCACCTCCCTCCCCCCGCCCTCAAGATTGTCACCATCCACGAGTGTGAGTCATCGGAGAACAGCATCGCCATGACAACCCGCCCCGTCGCTAAATCCAGCCTCTCCATCTTCCAG CCTCCAATCTGTCCACTGCCACAGACTGCCCTGGTCAGTCTGAGTATTAGTCCCAGTTCAGCTCTGCCAGGGGACGCTCTCAACTCCACTGTGGATACCAGCTTCTGTGAGAGCCCACCGGCTCCTGGCCCTCAGCCCCCAAGCCCTAGCCTG ATGGAAGTGAGAAGGCTCAGCCCGGTCAGCCGGCTGGAGGGAGCGTCCCTCTCAGCCACGGGCCTGTCCTCCTCTGGCGGTGCCCCTCAGGGTCCAGTGCTGCAGTTCTTCACCAAGCTGCGGCGCCACGCCAGCCTAGAGGGAGCCAGCCCATACTTTAAAATCAAAAGATGGAAGTTTGACAGCAGCCAGAGAGCCTCCAGTCTGGACACCAGAG GATCCCCCAAGCGAAGGCCATTCCAGAGGCAGCGAGCAGCCAGCGAGAGCATGGATGAGGAGGAACACGGTGCCCACCACATTGACCTTATCCAGTACATTGCGCGCACCAAGGACATGGCCTACTGCCCGAGCAGGCCGGCGCCGCGCCTCCTTTCCCCCCCATCCACACCCCCACCGTCCCTCGGCAG GTTAGAGGTGGAGGTGATGGTGGAGCCAAGCTGCAGCAGAGCGATGGGGCCTGGGGTGATTGGCTTAAGTGCCGAGCCCCAAGATGAGGCTCCTGGAATGGGCTATCGTCGGGAGAGTACAGATACCCAGACCCTCTATCGTGACATCTGGACCCTGCGTGCGTCTCTGGAGCAGTACATTTCCTCTGATCAGAGCAGTAACAACGACAAAGACTCAGTGCACAGTGATGCGgacagtgtgtgttcagtaagACTTAGGATGGAGAGGGGTGGCCTGCCCAGATACCCCTCTGAAGACACTGGGGATGGGATGGAGGGGGAGACAGAGTTGCCTGGGGATGCTGGTTTAGAGAAACGAGGGAAGAGGGATAGTGTGGATTCGGAGAGGGGGAGCGATGGAGAGTCAGGAACACGGAAGCTTCTGCAGATGGATAGTGGTTATGCATCTATAGAAGCCCCGTCCCGTGGCCCTGATGAGGTACGGCTGTTTCGGAGCAGCAGTGAGAGTAAGGACGGGTCGGCAGTGGAACGTCGACATTTCTTCACCAGTTCAGGACACAGGGGAACTGTATGTGAAAGCTTTGAGACGGACATTTTTGATGAAGAACTGGAAGAGGAACCTATGGGAGCCAGCGGAGGTAGCGATGGCTTGACAGAACTGGACGAGGGTGTTATGGTTTGGTCACCGTATGGCCAGATGTTTACTCAGTCTGACACAACCCAGCCACGTGCCCCCGTTCTGTCTCGTCGGGACTACAGCATAGATGAGAAAACGGACGCGCTCTTCCATGAGTTTCTGCGCCATGATCCCCAGTTTGACCAGCAGGAATCGCCGGTGCGCTCCAAGCACCGTTCCCGTGTGCACCTGCGCAAGCAGTGGCAGCGCTCCAAGCAGTACAGTGACCCAGGCCAGCGCTTCCACTCCTCCTTTGACCGATACCGCACTCCACTTCGCCGCGGAGAGACTGTCAACTACCCCCTGGAGAGTAGCTATCACAGTACACTCCCCCGAATTGTCAGCGCTCCGGATGAGGAGAGCAGTGAGGGGGCAGCCAGCCTTCCTGAGACACCCAAGGCAGATCAGAGCTCAGCAGCTGCCAGTGAGAATGTTGCAGCTTTGAGGGACGACCACACAGGGGTCTCTTCCAGCACTGACACGAGTGGTGATTTGAAGGGCAAGGTGGAAATTGCATCCTCAACATCACTTCCCCTGTCTGAAAGCACTGTGGGACAACCAGAAGTCCCAGCAGAGGAATCTGGGCAGATGCGCCCACTGCTTGATCCAGGTGATGAACACCTGCCCCCACAGCTGACCGAAACAGGGTACGGCCCCCAGACCATCACGACTGAGCTGAGTGATAAGCTAGCCATGAACCTTGAGGAGCGTCTGTACTCGGGCCTGCGCAGGACCAGGGAACAGCCAGAGTGCGCACTGACAGCCACTCATGCCTCACCCGACCACAGCCCAGTGTAG